The following are from one region of the Stigmatella ashevillena genome:
- a CDS encoding Wall-associated protein precursor — MLALILLLVTSQVPTVPGETSLVSSCKQGMASACAALRQVSPKRAAEAERAFQRWKIAEETREQESSVEFEALPSAPEPPDCKGQEHHVISRLIARQLERHPNLRGVYKPRDSRFVAQAESEDAHCGYQHWHRGVDKEVIAWLIKSPKATRKEFEQLLREIYNRPEMRARFPNGF; from the coding sequence ATGCTCGCCCTGATTCTGTTGCTGGTGACGTCGCAGGTTCCCACGGTTCCGGGAGAGACCTCGCTGGTGTCTTCTTGCAAGCAAGGGATGGCCAGTGCTTGTGCAGCCCTGCGCCAGGTGAGCCCGAAGAGGGCAGCGGAAGCCGAGCGAGCCTTTCAGCGATGGAAGATCGCGGAGGAGACCCGGGAACAAGAGTCCAGCGTTGAATTTGAAGCTTTGCCCAGCGCTCCCGAACCTCCTGACTGCAAGGGGCAGGAACACCATGTCATCTCCCGCCTCATCGCCAGGCAACTGGAGCGACATCCAAACCTTCGTGGGGTGTACAAGCCGCGTGATTCACGTTTCGTGGCTCAAGCTGAAAGCGAAGATGCTCATTGTGGCTATCAGCACTGGCACCGCGGGGTAGACAAGGAAGTCATCGCGTGGCTTATCAAATCCCCTAAAGCCACTCGGAAAGAGTTCGAGCAACTCTTGCGAGAAATCTACAATCGTCCAGAGATGCGTGCGAGATTCCCCAATGGCTTCTGA
- a CDS encoding calmodulin-binding protein has translation MVAILEYGTGLAANEVKRRWDEPIHKLSPAWFSDTLTKFDCVVVVQVKKKQRVEEEMKQVTKYLEFNALRMGGEVVAIHLFPKEEKPPTTASGAPKEPTLWDTAHTTSEKIRKGEGRGTWVLDELCKAAQSVVCVSQFSKDLLTLASAQFKQQLGAADLTTTFVPIVGGSWYVYTDYRLLKQTVKLDPDTKYYDPLKMNMPGAKVPKAPYTFVGIKYLEILAAAGMPDRALLSQLLEHPCDILNPGLHWPTRHWFMVACLAESTRHPEWHLLARIAIELYSQSLLPWKTLVCEELWAPQTHDSVNAMHFYKEHGEPRHDDWRYTQRCIALIVTWMMTKHQVEAPGTVFGKWLRANLATKLNQLAASIDKARWAHVPDLSTYPLQIAPPPQVPGGVPSKPKVGLELFKERIAQAQEEAMRKEKEAAAVLLQSAARGFLARMQLATLKSAQQTRNSPPLSHTNENPQ, from the coding sequence ATGGTGGCGATCCTCGAGTACGGCACCGGCCTCGCGGCCAACGAAGTCAAGAGGCGTTGGGATGAGCCGATCCACAAGCTGAGCCCCGCTTGGTTCTCCGACACGCTCACGAAATTCGACTGCGTGGTCGTGGTCCAAGTGAAAAAAAAGCAGCGCGTCGAGGAGGAGATGAAGCAGGTCACGAAGTACTTAGAGTTCAACGCGTTGCGCATGGGCGGCGAAGTCGTGGCCATCCACCTCTTCCCCAAGGAGGAGAAGCCCCCTACGACGGCCTCCGGCGCGCCGAAGGAGCCCACGCTGTGGGACACGGCCCACACCACTTCCGAAAAGATCAGGAAGGGCGAAGGAAGGGGCACCTGGGTATTGGACGAGCTCTGCAAGGCTGCTCAAAGCGTGGTGTGCGTGTCGCAGTTCTCGAAGGACTTGCTCACCCTGGCGTCAGCACAGTTCAAGCAGCAGCTCGGGGCTGCGGATCTGACCACGACCTTCGTGCCAATCGTGGGGGGCAGTTGGTACGTCTACACCGACTACCGCCTGCTCAAGCAGACTGTGAAGCTCGACCCTGACACGAAGTACTACGATCCCCTCAAGATGAATATGCCGGGCGCGAAGGTGCCCAAGGCTCCTTATACGTTCGTAGGGATTAAATACTTGGAGATCCTCGCGGCTGCTGGGATGCCTGATCGCGCCCTCTTGAGCCAGCTCCTGGAGCACCCGTGTGACATTCTCAATCCCGGACTGCATTGGCCCACACGGCACTGGTTCATGGTGGCCTGCCTCGCCGAAAGCACGCGCCACCCCGAATGGCACTTGCTGGCGCGCATCGCCATCGAGCTGTACAGCCAGAGCCTGCTTCCGTGGAAAACGCTCGTTTGTGAAGAACTCTGGGCTCCCCAAACCCACGATTCGGTCAACGCCATGCACTTCTACAAGGAGCATGGGGAGCCCCGCCATGACGACTGGCGCTATACCCAACGCTGCATCGCCCTGATCGTCACCTGGATGATGACGAAGCATCAGGTGGAGGCACCCGGCACCGTGTTCGGGAAGTGGCTCCGCGCGAACCTGGCCACGAAGCTCAACCAGCTCGCTGCGAGCATCGACAAGGCCCGCTGGGCCCATGTGCCAGACCTCTCCACCTACCCGCTCCAGATCGCTCCTCCTCCCCAGGTGCCGGGGGGGGTCCCCTCCAAACCCAAGGTGGGCTTGGAGCTGTTCAAGGAACGAATCGCGCAGGCGCAGGAGGAGGCCATGCGGAAAGAGAAGGAGGCGGCCGCTGTGCTCCTCCAGTCCGCCGCCCGGGGATTCCTCGCCCGCATGCAACTGGCCACGCTGAAGTCTGCGCAGCAGACCCGAAATAGCCCCCCTCTGTCCCACACGAACGAGAACCCGCAGTAA
- a CDS encoding potassium transporter Kup: MNATTAAPGTPSEGPDTFKRTATLALGALGIVYGDIGTSPLYALRECFSGPHSIEPTPANVMGVLSLIFWSLFVLISMKYLLFVTRADNRGEGGILALMALVLQRPKGIRAPHPARPVLVALGLFGAALLYGDGIITPAMSVLSAVEGLSVATPLFQPYLLPISLVILLGLFMLQRKGTGDIGSLFGPVMTLWFVTLAVLGVKELVQNLAVLEALSPVHGVRFFLHNGGHGFLVLGSVFLVVTGGEALYADMGHFGVKPIRMAWFTLVLPSLMLNYLGQGALLLRAPEAARNPFYLLAPSWGLYPLVALAMVAAVIASQALISGVFSLTRQAMQLGYCPRMEVVHTSAEEMGQIYLPGLNFLLLAGVVFLVLGFRSSSSLAAAYGIAVAGTATITTVLAYVVARERWGWRRRVALPVVGLFLAVDVSFFCANAVKIPDGGWFPLLLAVMLFTLLTTWKRGREILAAKLREASMELKGLLDSLSGDHSPHRVQGTAVFMTGNPEGTPPALLHNLKHNKVLHEQVVLLTILSEEVPHVPPSERVEVEPLEQGFVRVIARYGFMENPSIPDILKRGREQGLQFQLMSTSFFLGRETLIPSKKPGMAMWREALFAWMSRNARSATSYFRIPPNRVVELGTQVEL, encoded by the coding sequence GTGAACGCGACCACGGCAGCGCCGGGCACCCCCTCCGAGGGGCCGGACACCTTCAAACGCACGGCGACGCTGGCCCTCGGGGCCCTGGGCATCGTCTACGGGGACATCGGCACGAGTCCGCTGTACGCGTTGCGAGAGTGCTTCAGCGGGCCGCACAGCATCGAACCGACGCCAGCGAACGTCATGGGGGTGCTGTCGCTGATCTTCTGGTCGCTGTTCGTGCTGATCTCGATGAAGTACCTGCTGTTCGTGACGCGGGCGGATAACCGGGGCGAGGGCGGCATCCTGGCGTTGATGGCGCTGGTGCTCCAGCGGCCCAAAGGCATCCGGGCGCCGCACCCGGCGCGGCCGGTGCTGGTGGCGCTGGGGCTGTTCGGCGCGGCGCTCTTGTATGGGGATGGCATCATCACCCCGGCCATGTCGGTGTTGAGCGCGGTGGAGGGCCTGAGCGTGGCCACGCCGCTCTTCCAGCCCTACCTCCTGCCGATCAGCCTGGTCATCCTGCTGGGGCTCTTCATGTTGCAGCGCAAGGGGACAGGGGACATCGGGAGCCTGTTCGGGCCGGTGATGACGCTGTGGTTCGTCACGCTGGCGGTGCTGGGGGTGAAGGAGCTGGTGCAGAACCTGGCGGTGCTGGAGGCGCTGTCGCCGGTGCATGGGGTGCGCTTCTTCCTGCACAACGGGGGGCATGGCTTCCTGGTGCTGGGCTCGGTGTTCCTGGTGGTGACGGGCGGCGAGGCGCTCTATGCGGACATGGGCCATTTCGGCGTGAAGCCCATCCGCATGGCGTGGTTCACGCTGGTGCTGCCCTCGCTGATGCTCAACTACCTGGGGCAGGGGGCGCTGCTCTTGAGGGCGCCCGAGGCGGCGCGCAACCCGTTCTACCTGCTGGCGCCTTCCTGGGGGCTCTACCCGTTGGTGGCGCTGGCCATGGTGGCGGCGGTGATTGCCTCGCAGGCGCTCATCTCGGGCGTCTTCTCGCTGACGCGGCAGGCGATGCAGTTGGGGTACTGCCCGCGCATGGAGGTGGTGCACACCTCGGCGGAGGAGATGGGGCAGATCTACCTGCCGGGGCTGAACTTCCTGCTGCTGGCGGGCGTGGTGTTTCTGGTGCTGGGCTTCCGCTCCTCCAGTTCGCTGGCGGCGGCGTATGGCATTGCGGTGGCGGGGACGGCGACCATCACCACGGTGCTGGCGTACGTGGTGGCGCGGGAGCGGTGGGGCTGGCGGCGGCGGGTGGCGCTGCCGGTGGTGGGGTTGTTTCTGGCGGTGGATGTGTCGTTCTTCTGCGCCAACGCGGTGAAGATTCCGGATGGCGGCTGGTTTCCGCTGCTCCTGGCGGTGATGCTCTTCACGTTGCTGACGACGTGGAAGCGGGGGCGGGAAATCCTGGCGGCCAAGCTGCGCGAGGCGAGCATGGAGCTGAAGGGCCTGCTGGACAGTCTCAGCGGGGACCATTCGCCCCACCGGGTGCAGGGCACGGCGGTGTTCATGACAGGCAATCCGGAGGGCACGCCGCCGGCGCTGCTGCACAACTTGAAGCACAACAAGGTGTTGCACGAGCAGGTGGTGTTGCTGACCATCCTCTCGGAAGAGGTGCCGCACGTGCCTCCCTCGGAGCGGGTGGAGGTGGAGCCCTTGGAGCAGGGCTTCGTGCGAGTGATTGCACGCTACGGCTTCATGGAGAACCCGAGCATTCCGGACATCCTCAAGCGGGGCCGGGAGCAGGGGTTGCAGTTCCAGCTGATGAGCACGTCCTTCTTCCTGGGGCGCGAGACGCTGATTCCCTCGAAGAAGCCGGGGATGGCGATGTGGCGGGAGGCGCTCTTCGCGTGGATGAGCCGCAACGCGCGCAGCGCCACCTCCTACTTCCGGATTCCTCCCAACCGCGTGGTGGAGCTGGGTACGCAGGTGGAGTTGTAG
- a CDS encoding group II truncated hemoglobin, translating into MLPQLKTPPADDDWVPSLEDTPFQRIGGEAEVMALAAAFYDAMDADEPVLARLHTLDANGRVNPGTRERFGLFLVGWLGGPQHYVERHGHPRLRMRHGHVPVDTAMRDAWLRCMRTALDARGVTGGLRRFLEERFQHTGDFLRNTEG; encoded by the coding sequence ATGCTCCCTCAACTCAAGACGCCCCCCGCCGATGATGACTGGGTCCCCTCGCTGGAGGACACCCCCTTCCAACGCATCGGCGGCGAGGCGGAAGTCATGGCGCTGGCGGCGGCGTTCTATGACGCCATGGACGCGGACGAGCCCGTGCTTGCCCGACTGCACACGCTGGATGCGAACGGCCGGGTGAACCCGGGCACGCGCGAGCGCTTCGGCCTGTTCCTGGTGGGCTGGCTCGGCGGCCCCCAGCACTATGTGGAGCGGCACGGCCACCCCCGCCTGCGCATGCGCCACGGCCACGTCCCGGTGGACACGGCCATGCGCGATGCGTGGCTGCGGTGCATGCGCACGGCCCTGGACGCACGCGGCGTGACAGGCGGCCTGCGGCGCTTCCTCGAGGAGCGCTTCCAGCACACCGGCGATTTCCTCCGCAACACCGAGGGCTGA
- a CDS encoding 5'-3' exonuclease — MRLHLVDGTYELYRAHFSPRPGHTAPDGRDVKATVGLMSSLLALLHDKDEAVTHLAVAFDNPIRSFRNALFAGYKSDEGVPPELHAQFDLAEEAVRALGVTAWSMKDHEADDAMATAAARWAKQVEQVRLLTPDKDLGQCVRGRHVVQVDRRQEKELDEEAVRAKLGVAPASVPDLLALVGDEADGIPGLPGFGEKGASALLTAYGHLEAIPAEAADWKVRPRGAERLAATLREHREEALLYRRLATLVTDAPLKESLAALAWKGVPRATFEALCDGLGVTTLKSRPKRWADTAAR, encoded by the coding sequence ATGCGCTTGCACCTCGTGGATGGAACCTATGAGCTGTACCGGGCCCACTTCTCGCCCCGGCCGGGACACACCGCGCCCGATGGGCGGGATGTGAAGGCCACGGTGGGGCTGATGTCCTCGTTGCTCGCGCTGCTGCACGACAAGGACGAGGCGGTGACCCACCTCGCCGTGGCCTTCGACAACCCCATCCGCTCGTTCCGCAATGCGCTCTTCGCGGGCTACAAGTCCGACGAGGGGGTGCCCCCGGAGTTGCACGCGCAGTTCGATTTGGCCGAGGAGGCCGTGCGCGCGCTGGGCGTCACCGCCTGGTCCATGAAGGACCACGAGGCCGATGACGCGATGGCCACCGCCGCGGCGCGCTGGGCGAAGCAGGTGGAGCAGGTGCGGCTGCTCACCCCGGACAAGGACCTGGGCCAGTGCGTGAGGGGCCGGCACGTGGTGCAGGTGGACCGGCGCCAGGAGAAGGAGCTGGACGAGGAGGCCGTGCGCGCGAAGCTCGGCGTGGCCCCGGCCAGCGTGCCGGATCTGCTGGCGCTGGTGGGGGACGAGGCGGATGGCATCCCCGGGCTGCCCGGCTTCGGCGAGAAGGGCGCCTCGGCGCTGCTCACGGCCTATGGCCACCTGGAGGCCATCCCGGCGGAGGCCGCGGACTGGAAGGTGCGCCCCCGGGGCGCGGAGCGGCTGGCGGCCACCCTGCGCGAGCACCGCGAGGAGGCCCTGCTCTACCGCCGGCTCGCCACCCTGGTGACGGACGCGCCGCTGAAGGAGTCCCTGGCGGCGCTGGCGTGGAAGGGGGTTCCCCGGGCCACGTTCGAGGCGCTGTGCGATGGGCTGGGGGTCACCACCCTGAAGTCTCGCCCCAAACGGTGGGCGGACACCGCGGCCCGCTGA
- a CDS encoding DUF4398 domain-containing protein yields MRHTLLAAALAFGASACATAPVRTEAPTARLAESHATLRAARDVGAAQVPEAATYLAFAQQQVIQAEQLMAQGENEAADLQLRQAAADARLAFALAQAVPLENEARRLAEQAESLRRGLR; encoded by the coding sequence ATGCGCCACACGCTTCTCGCCGCGGCCCTGGCGTTCGGGGCTTCTGCTTGTGCCACGGCCCCGGTGCGGACCGAGGCGCCCACGGCGCGCCTGGCGGAGTCGCATGCAACGCTGCGCGCGGCCCGGGATGTGGGCGCTGCCCAGGTGCCCGAGGCCGCCACCTACCTGGCCTTCGCCCAGCAACAGGTGATTCAGGCCGAGCAGTTGATGGCCCAGGGAGAGAACGAGGCGGCGGACCTTCAGCTCCGGCAGGCAGCGGCGGATGCACGGCTGGCCTTCGCGCTGGCCCAGGCGGTGCCGCTGGAAAACGAGGCGCGTCGGCTGGCCGAACAGGCGGAGAGCCTGCGGCGGGGCCTGCGCTGA
- a CDS encoding OmpA/MotB family protein → MQRWKQWVWGVAGAAGLVSGCVAHGPPPRELVDARTAYQRVSVNPVIRQQSAQPLTEAWHALLAAEREYDVSKDSAKTRSLAYVALRKAQLAEAQASIAVAQHQRTVAAQALRQTQEAQRRQSQAQLDAAQQQLLEARRLRDEAAQLAEARRLQSQTVQLQQEAQRRQEEMDRLAQAQRQQSEAATQAQRLAQVEQELEAERRARLQAETRASEEREARAQAEAQAATALAGLARQGELKVSEDARGTVLTLSGSVLFASGEDNLLPSARNKLSEVADALKPSHNRLTIEGHTDAQGAERFNEDLSFRRAERVRDFLVSQGVAADRVEVRGMGEFRPVASNGTAEGRANNRRVEIILQRDDATGVGGSGQGGPR, encoded by the coding sequence ATGCAGCGGTGGAAACAATGGGTGTGGGGCGTGGCGGGAGCCGCGGGGCTGGTGTCGGGGTGCGTCGCGCACGGGCCTCCTCCTCGGGAGCTGGTGGATGCACGGACGGCCTACCAGCGTGTCTCGGTGAACCCGGTGATCCGCCAGCAGAGCGCGCAGCCGCTGACGGAGGCTTGGCACGCGCTGCTCGCGGCCGAGCGTGAGTACGACGTGTCCAAGGACTCGGCGAAGACGCGCTCGCTGGCGTACGTGGCGCTGCGCAAGGCCCAGCTCGCGGAAGCCCAGGCCAGCATCGCGGTGGCCCAGCACCAGCGGACCGTGGCCGCGCAGGCCCTGCGCCAGACACAGGAGGCGCAGCGGCGCCAATCCCAGGCCCAGCTCGACGCGGCCCAGCAGCAGCTTCTGGAGGCCCGGCGCCTCCGAGACGAAGCGGCCCAGCTCGCCGAGGCCCGGCGCCTCCAGTCTCAGACCGTCCAGCTCCAGCAAGAGGCCCAGCGCCGCCAGGAGGAGATGGATCGGCTGGCCCAGGCGCAACGACAACAGAGCGAGGCGGCCACCCAGGCGCAGCGCCTGGCCCAGGTGGAGCAGGAGCTGGAGGCGGAGCGGCGTGCGCGCTTGCAGGCCGAGACCCGGGCCTCAGAGGAACGCGAGGCCCGCGCGCAAGCCGAGGCCCAGGCCGCCACGGCCCTCGCGGGGCTCGCGCGCCAGGGCGAGCTGAAGGTGAGCGAGGACGCGCGGGGCACGGTGCTGACGCTCTCGGGCAGCGTCCTCTTCGCCTCGGGAGAGGACAACCTGTTGCCCTCCGCCCGCAACAAGCTCTCGGAAGTGGCCGATGCCCTGAAGCCCTCCCACAACCGGCTGACCATCGAAGGCCACACGGATGCCCAGGGCGCCGAGCGCTTCAACGAGGACCTCTCCTTCCGGCGGGCCGAGCGGGTGCGCGACTTCCTCGTCTCCCAGGGCGTCGCGGCCGACCGGGTCGAGGTGCGTGGCATGGGCGAGTTCCGGCCCGTGGCCAGCAACGGCACCGCCGAGGGCCGCGCCAACAACCGGCGCGTGGAAATCATCCTCCAGCGGGACGACGCCACGGGCGTGGGAGGCAGCGGGCAGGGAGGGCCCCGCTGA
- a CDS encoding GNAT family N-acetyltransferase: protein MGTNRLVLEGPRSASRAIPAHEFSPVMLTTERLHLLMLPPDAAGRVLAYHQVNEKHLGPVSPARPPTFFTLMYWRTRLAQDREDYRNDLALRFYLLPREQPEASAPVVGTVSFTNLRRGPIQACELGYGLDFRYEGKGLMTEALRAACAYAFEAMGLHRIQATHLPENLRSAAVLRRLGFSVEGYARDFLLINGRWRDHVLTSLVAPAAPPAEP, encoded by the coding sequence ATGGGTACGAACAGACTCGTCCTGGAGGGGCCCCGTTCCGCCTCGCGTGCCATCCCGGCACACGAGTTCAGCCCCGTCATGTTGACCACCGAGAGGCTGCACCTGTTGATGCTGCCTCCGGATGCTGCGGGCCGCGTGCTCGCCTATCACCAGGTGAACGAGAAACACCTGGGCCCCGTCTCTCCCGCGCGCCCGCCCACCTTCTTCACGTTGATGTACTGGCGGACGCGGCTGGCGCAGGACCGGGAGGACTACCGCAACGACCTGGCGCTGCGCTTCTACCTGCTGCCGCGAGAACAACCGGAGGCCTCCGCCCCGGTGGTGGGCACCGTGAGCTTCACGAACCTCCGCCGGGGGCCGATTCAAGCCTGTGAGCTGGGGTATGGGCTGGACTTCCGGTACGAGGGCAAGGGCCTGATGACGGAGGCCCTGCGCGCCGCGTGCGCCTACGCCTTCGAGGCCATGGGCTTGCACCGCATCCAAGCCACCCACCTGCCGGAGAACCTGCGCAGCGCGGCGGTGCTGCGCAGGCTCGGCTTCTCGGTGGAGGGCTATGCGCGGGACTTCCTGCTCATCAATGGGCGGTGGAGGGACCACGTGCTCACCTCGCTCGTGGCCCCCGCGGCCCCTCCTGCCGAGCCCTGA
- a CDS encoding DUF1338 domain-containing protein, with the protein MSPDASRLLELLWNRYAAEVPFARTFVQLSGGSFRNDHVALRSLARPGGGIALFERVFERLGWKRAGEYTFPETHLAAIYMAHPEGLPRVFLSELKAEELSPRARQLLAELPEDPPPPEPVEALAEWFSAPPPPREASLLELEKESQYGAWLLAFGRKVNHFTGSVDDVEAWQQRMREAGVPMKKEIEGERGGALRQTATHAAPLTVALQEGGSRSWPYAYFEIAQRSAQFDGFLGPQARALFEMTRRAP; encoded by the coding sequence ATGAGCCCTGACGCCTCGCGCCTCCTGGAGTTGTTGTGGAACCGCTACGCCGCCGAAGTGCCCTTCGCGCGGACCTTCGTCCAGCTCTCGGGCGGGAGCTTCCGCAATGACCATGTCGCGCTCCGCTCCCTGGCCCGGCCGGGCGGAGGCATTGCGCTCTTCGAGCGGGTCTTCGAGCGGCTCGGCTGGAAGCGGGCCGGGGAGTACACCTTCCCGGAGACGCACCTGGCCGCCATCTACATGGCCCATCCCGAGGGGCTGCCCCGCGTCTTTCTCTCCGAGCTCAAGGCGGAGGAGCTCTCGCCCCGTGCCCGGCAGCTGCTGGCCGAACTGCCCGAGGATCCACCGCCGCCCGAACCGGTGGAGGCGCTGGCCGAGTGGTTCTCCGCCCCGCCCCCTCCGCGCGAGGCCTCGCTGCTGGAGCTGGAGAAGGAGTCCCAGTATGGCGCCTGGCTGCTGGCGTTCGGCCGCAAGGTGAACCACTTCACCGGCTCGGTGGACGATGTGGAGGCGTGGCAGCAGCGCATGCGCGAGGCCGGTGTGCCGATGAAGAAGGAGATTGAAGGGGAGCGGGGGGGCGCGCTGCGGCAGACCGCCACCCACGCGGCGCCGCTCACCGTGGCCCTCCAGGAGGGGGGCTCACGCTCCTGGCCCTATGCCTACTTCGAGATCGCCCAGCGCTCCGCGCAGTTCGATGGTTTCCTGGGGCCGCAGGCGCGCGCGCTCTTCGAGATGACCCGGCGCGCCCCCTGA
- a CDS encoding macro domain-containing protein, with amino-acid sequence MIRVVEGDLLDQRVDAIVNAWNRNVLPWWLLVPQGVSGAIKRRGGLAPFRELAHMGPLPLGAAVVTSAGTLPFQGIIHVAGINLLWRASEKSIRDSVAHALERARERGWRSLAFPLIGAGSGGFNEEKALALVRAALEEGAGEFDITVVRYRRR; translated from the coding sequence ATGATTCGCGTCGTCGAGGGAGACCTGTTGGATCAGCGCGTGGATGCCATCGTCAACGCGTGGAACCGGAATGTCCTGCCCTGGTGGTTGCTGGTGCCCCAGGGGGTGTCTGGGGCCATCAAGCGCAGAGGGGGGCTTGCGCCCTTCCGGGAGCTGGCGCACATGGGCCCCCTGCCCCTCGGCGCGGCGGTGGTGACTTCGGCGGGGACGCTGCCCTTTCAGGGCATCATCCACGTGGCGGGCATCAACCTGCTGTGGCGCGCCTCGGAGAAGTCCATCCGGGACTCGGTGGCCCATGCGCTTGAGCGGGCCCGGGAGCGCGGCTGGCGCTCGTTGGCCTTTCCCCTCATCGGTGCGGGCAGTGGAGGCTTCAACGAGGAGAAAGCCCTGGCGCTGGTGCGCGCGGCGCTGGAGGAGGGCGCGGGGGAGTTCGACATCACCGTCGTGCGCTACCGGAGGCGCTGA
- a CDS encoding TetR/AcrR family transcriptional regulator: protein MTPVGRKPDDGERYRFILETAARLICERSYEGTSMQEIAAACRMTKAGLYHHIQNKEQLLFAIMNYGMDLFEEQVLAKVRDITDPVERLRSCMRRNIELVTRGVSKEVIIILHEHATLTGEAREYIDGRKKRYVRFIEDAFAEAVKAGRFRPMDPTIVAFSFLGMVLWVYKWFKPDGRMTEQQISDGMVDLFFAGLSPAGSGASPASAGLALVPPSNKKEEAS, encoded by the coding sequence ATGACACCTGTGGGACGCAAACCGGACGATGGCGAGCGGTACCGGTTCATCCTGGAGACGGCGGCCCGTCTCATTTGTGAGCGCAGTTACGAAGGCACCTCCATGCAGGAGATCGCCGCAGCGTGCCGGATGACGAAGGCCGGGCTCTACCACCACATCCAGAACAAGGAGCAATTGCTCTTTGCCATCATGAACTACGGGATGGACCTGTTCGAGGAGCAGGTCCTCGCCAAGGTGCGAGACATCACGGACCCGGTGGAGCGGCTGCGCTCCTGCATGCGGCGCAACATCGAGCTGGTGACGCGCGGGGTGAGCAAGGAAGTCATCATCATCCTGCACGAGCACGCCACGCTCACTGGCGAGGCGCGCGAGTACATCGATGGGCGCAAGAAGCGCTACGTGCGCTTCATCGAGGATGCGTTCGCCGAGGCGGTGAAGGCCGGCCGCTTCCGCCCCATGGACCCCACCATCGTGGCGTTCTCGTTCCTGGGCATGGTGCTGTGGGTCTACAAGTGGTTCAAGCCAGACGGCCGGATGACCGAGCAGCAGATCTCCGACGGCATGGTGGATCTGTTCTTCGCCGGGCTGTCGCCGGCTGGCTCCGGGGCGTCCCCCGCATCTGCCGGGCTCGCGCTCGTGCCCCCATCGAACAAGAAGGAGGAAGCATCATGA
- a CDS encoding CoA transferase subunit A: MRFHGWRPLSEAVASIKDGAWLATGGFMLGRAPMALVLELIAQNRRELRLISLPNPLPAEFLVAGGCLAHVELPFGALNLEGRVRPMPCLKRAIEQNRLSWREHDGYRVVQRLRAASMGLPFIPAPDLDVSALATAEPPRTVVDPFTGQTVTVEPAFYPDVALVHAQAADERGNLYIEDPTTDLLVAGAARRVIATAEARVPRLERVTVPGFQVESVSLAPRGALPTGCLGLYAHDDAMLAHYLELAEAGREAEFLSRLLDARRAA; this comes from the coding sequence ATGAGGTTCCACGGCTGGAGGCCGCTGTCCGAGGCAGTGGCTTCCATTAAAGACGGCGCATGGCTGGCCACGGGCGGCTTCATGCTCGGCCGGGCGCCCATGGCCCTGGTGCTGGAGCTGATCGCCCAGAACCGCCGGGAGCTGCGGCTCATCTCGTTGCCCAACCCCCTGCCCGCGGAGTTCCTCGTGGCCGGGGGCTGTCTGGCCCACGTGGAGCTGCCCTTCGGCGCGCTGAACCTGGAGGGCCGGGTGCGCCCCATGCCCTGCCTCAAGCGCGCCATCGAGCAGAACCGCCTGTCCTGGCGCGAGCACGATGGCTACCGCGTCGTCCAGCGGCTGCGCGCGGCGTCCATGGGGCTGCCGTTCATCCCCGCGCCGGACCTGGACGTCTCCGCGCTGGCCACGGCCGAGCCTCCGCGCACGGTGGTGGATCCGTTCACCGGCCAGACGGTCACCGTCGAGCCCGCCTTCTACCCGGACGTGGCGCTGGTGCACGCGCAGGCGGCCGACGAGCGCGGCAACCTCTACATCGAGGACCCCACCACGGACCTGCTCGTGGCGGGCGCGGCGCGCCGGGTGATTGCCACCGCCGAGGCGCGTGTGCCCCGGCTGGAGCGCGTCACCGTGCCCGGCTTCCAGGTGGAGAGCGTCTCCCTGGCGCCGCGGGGCGCCCTGCCCACCGGCTGTCTGGGCCTGTACGCGCACGACGACGCGATGCTCGCGCACTACCTGGAGCTGGCGGAAGCCGGCCGCGAAGCCGAGTTCCTGAGCCGCCTGCTGGACGCCCGGAGGGCCGCATGA